A window of the Desulfobacula toluolica Tol2 genome harbors these coding sequences:
- the fdhF gene encoding formate dehydrogenase subunit alpha, with amino-acid sequence MDYKCVKTTCPYCGCGCQMLLEVLDGQVVNTLPSKEPHMNQGKLCIKGHTAHEFVHSKDRLTHPLIRKNGKLEKTTWEDAFNVISSKFSQIKNQYGGDSIGFFSSARSTNEENYLCQKLCRAAFKTNNVDHCARLUHAPTVAGLAAAFGSGAMTNSIAEIEDADCLLVVGSNTTEAHPLIAYRIFKAKAKNAKLIVVDPRKIQLTNICDIHIRLKFGTDIAFINGVMHEIIKNNLHDEKFIANRTEDFEALKETVKKYTPEHVSKITGVSVEDIKQVAKIYATSKNSSILYTLGITEHSHGVDNVKTLANLTMLTGQIGKKSSGVNPLRGQNNVQGACDMGALPNVYPGYQAVTDQSVCDKFQEAWGTELSKEVGKTIPDIMDGLIDGSVKGLYIFGENSVEGDPNTDHVRRALESAEFLVVHDIFLTSTAQMADVVLPGGCWAEVDGTFTNSERRVQRIRKAVEPPGEALPNWKIFSELGTRLGVEMKYDSAEEIFQEMTKLTPSFAGISYDRIDTQGIQWPCPSSEHPGTTFLHQGKFTRGKGKFHAIEHQKSKEEPDSQYPFTLTTGRRYAHYNTSSMTGRCKTLINEFPAPVAQINIEDAKQMGLNNGDQIKVSSRRGEVVTPISIGDVVPKGAIFMDFHFKNANSNKLLGTFLDPVSKTPDYKVCAVQFEKHTP; translated from the coding sequence ATGGATTACAAATGTGTGAAAACCACCTGCCCTTATTGTGGTTGCGGGTGTCAGATGCTGCTTGAAGTTCTTGACGGACAAGTGGTGAACACCCTGCCCTCAAAAGAACCCCATATGAACCAGGGCAAATTATGTATCAAAGGACACACAGCACATGAATTTGTCCACAGCAAGGATCGACTCACCCATCCCCTGATCCGAAAAAACGGCAAACTTGAAAAAACGACCTGGGAAGATGCTTTTAACGTAATATCATCAAAATTTTCCCAGATCAAAAATCAATATGGCGGAGACAGTATTGGTTTTTTCAGTTCAGCTCGCAGCACCAATGAAGAAAATTATCTTTGTCAGAAACTTTGCAGGGCCGCCTTTAAGACAAATAACGTTGATCACTGCGCCCGGCTGTGACACGCTCCGACTGTGGCAGGTCTTGCCGCAGCGTTTGGAAGTGGGGCAATGACCAATTCTATTGCTGAAATTGAAGATGCAGATTGTCTGCTTGTGGTCGGATCAAATACCACGGAAGCGCATCCATTGATTGCATACCGAATATTCAAGGCAAAGGCAAAAAATGCAAAACTCATTGTTGTTGACCCAAGAAAAATACAATTAACAAATATTTGCGACATCCATATCCGGTTAAAATTTGGAACAGATATCGCTTTTATAAACGGGGTAATGCATGAAATCATTAAAAACAACCTGCATGATGAAAAATTCATAGCAAATCGTACCGAAGATTTTGAAGCTTTAAAAGAAACCGTTAAAAAATACACCCCTGAACATGTATCTAAAATAACCGGGGTAAGTGTTGAAGACATCAAACAAGTGGCAAAAATATATGCAACATCAAAAAATTCCAGTATACTGTACACCCTTGGCATCACAGAACATTCACACGGTGTAGATAATGTAAAAACCCTTGCCAACCTTACAATGCTTACCGGTCAAATCGGTAAAAAATCAAGCGGAGTCAACCCTTTAAGAGGGCAGAACAATGTCCAGGGTGCCTGCGATATGGGGGCATTACCCAATGTTTATCCCGGTTATCAGGCCGTAACCGATCAAAGTGTTTGTGATAAATTCCAGGAAGCATGGGGAACTGAGCTTTCAAAGGAAGTGGGCAAAACAATCCCGGACATCATGGACGGACTAATTGACGGTTCTGTCAAGGGATTATATATATTTGGTGAAAATTCGGTTGAGGGTGATCCCAATACGGATCATGTTCGCCGGGCACTTGAATCCGCAGAATTTCTGGTTGTTCACGATATTTTTCTCACATCCACGGCCCAAATGGCAGACGTTGTCTTGCCCGGAGGCTGCTGGGCAGAAGTGGACGGAACTTTCACAAATAGTGAACGCAGAGTACAGCGGATTCGCAAAGCAGTTGAACCGCCGGGAGAAGCCCTGCCGAACTGGAAAATTTTTTCAGAATTAGGAACACGATTAGGTGTTGAAATGAAATATGACTCTGCCGAAGAAATATTTCAGGAAATGACAAAGCTGACCCCTAGTTTTGCCGGGATATCATACGATCGCATTGATACTCAAGGTATCCAATGGCCGTGTCCGTCTTCTGAGCATCCGGGCACTACATTTTTACACCAGGGAAAATTCACCCGTGGCAAAGGCAAATTCCATGCCATTGAACATCAAAAATCAAAAGAAGAGCCGGACAGCCAATACCCGTTCACCCTGACAACAGGAAGGCGATATGCGCACTATAACACAAGTTCAATGACCGGCAGATGTAAAACATTAATCAACGAATTTCCAGCACCGGTTGCACAGATAAATATTGAAGATGCAAAACAGATGGGACTCAATAACGGAGATCAAATCAAAGTCTCTTCACGGCGTGGGGAAGTTGTCACACCCATATCCATTGGAGATGTTGTTCCCAAAGGGGCCATATTCATGGATTTCCATTTTAAAAATGCAAATTCAAACAAACTGCTGGGTACTTTCCTGGATCCTGTGTCCAAAACCCCCGATTATAAAGTATGCGCGGTTCAGTTTGAAAAACACACCCCTTAA
- a CDS encoding purple acid phosphatase family protein yields MKVLRISRYLLFTGVCLFFMFNHSLLAAENALNSFPERIVLNITQTPHNSQAITWKTRETSTYPRVQVIRAAELLNPESTSKIFSARTTAVDLDKKTTAYHHSVVLDSLEPSTLYAYRVGDDSCWSEWNHFRTASMTSEPFTFLYFGDIQEQIHSMCSRIFRTALQTNPESKFWLFAGDMVNNGPDDMEWEKFFNALGWIPRTVPLVLLPGNHEYPDRRFILPKDYHITNLWRPHFTLPENGPKGLEETVFSFDYQGVCFIMLNGNEQIETQAGWLEKILSHNKQPWIIVAIHQPVYSISKRRNRTQFQEILVPIFDRYSVDLVLQGHDHGYCRTFPLKNHLQVPDGEKGTVYVISNAGPKFYPPSSRYDHLMAKTSSREMLFQSVRVDKNTLHYTARTVTNKVYDTFEIHK; encoded by the coding sequence ATGAAAGTTCTCAGAATAAGTCGATATTTGCTGTTTACCGGGGTTTGCCTGTTTTTTATGTTCAACCATAGCCTGCTGGCCGCTGAAAACGCATTAAACTCCTTTCCTGAACGAATTGTGCTGAACATCACTCAGACCCCACACAACAGCCAGGCAATTACCTGGAAAACCAGAGAAACATCAACCTATCCCAGAGTCCAGGTTATCCGGGCGGCTGAACTGTTGAATCCGGAAAGCACATCGAAAATATTTTCAGCCCGGACAACTGCAGTTGATCTTGACAAAAAAACCACTGCGTATCACCATTCAGTGGTATTAGATTCATTGGAACCCAGTACCTTGTATGCATATCGTGTGGGAGACGATTCTTGCTGGAGTGAATGGAACCATTTCAGAACAGCTTCAATGACTTCAGAGCCGTTCACCTTTCTTTATTTTGGAGATATACAAGAGCAAATCCACTCAATGTGTTCCAGGATTTTTCGAACCGCCCTCCAGACAAACCCTGAATCAAAATTCTGGCTGTTTGCAGGAGATATGGTAAACAACGGCCCGGATGACATGGAATGGGAAAAATTTTTCAATGCCCTGGGCTGGATTCCCAGGACCGTTCCATTGGTCCTGCTGCCGGGAAACCACGAGTACCCGGACAGGCGGTTTATTCTTCCAAAAGACTATCACATCACAAACCTGTGGAGACCCCATTTCACCCTGCCTGAAAACGGCCCCAAAGGACTGGAAGAAACCGTATTCAGTTTTGATTACCAGGGAGTTTGCTTTATCATGCTCAATGGAAATGAACAGATTGAAACACAGGCCGGGTGGCTGGAAAAAATATTATCACACAACAAACAGCCCTGGATCATTGTGGCCATTCATCAGCCAGTATATTCCATTTCCAAACGAAGAAACAGAACACAATTCCAGGAAATACTGGTGCCGATATTTGACCGGTATTCAGTGGATCTGGTTCTGCAGGGGCATGATCACGGCTACTGCCGAACCTTTCCATTGAAAAACCACCTGCAGGTGCCGGACGGGGAAAAAGGAACCGTCTATGTCATATCCAATGCCGGTCCCAAATTTTATCCGCCCAGTTCAAGGTATGATCATCTTATGGCGAAAACCAGCAGCCGGGAAATGCTGTTTCAATCCGTCCGGGTGGACAAAAACACATTGCACTACACTGCACGTACCGTCACAAACAAGGTGTACGACACCTTTGAAATACACAAATAG
- a CDS encoding histidine kinase dimerization/phosphoacceptor domain -containing protein → MHFQTKICLIILPLMAFSIFFMGFWSLRTAQQPIEGAIHQLMIQELEHFVKFNIQTHYEVLQKNRLENVGSFVTNYQQKIFNSLDDFHLIKTGSLIILDTKGKVLAGTVDDKTLPNAYLSTSKIMPSMIKSAATDKTTIMEPETGERIFATQTFAPWNWHLVYSVSRELILIPRQKVRNTAILISIACIATGSFFIILCFRIFFGRPMDKLKQAAEDIADLKDVGKIDIHSADELGNLARSMERMAAAIKEYRKKQHNWHFYLESEIQRNTKNLHRLNASLEKEIKIKKISEADLRQSEKRISEALNFNREIISASSLGITVYDGKGKCVLANDAACKIISGTQEQLLSQNFYKLKSWKTSGLAHMADKVLTDGRQRSMEARTISTFGKDFWIECRFSRFTMEGQPHLLIIFDNIYMRKQMERQIKASLTEKNILLKEIHHRVKNNLQVVSSLLKMQSSLITDEHIIRIFQESQNRIAAMALVHEQLYKSDNLAVIDFSTYIVDLVHSLQYSFGTDSNLIHLTMDIRHKSMGVDTAVPCGLIVNELISNAFKYSVKPGEKGEISMLFQLHDKQTAQMIIADTGPGIPKDFDIDANQSLGLKLVNNIVTHQLEGSIQFICDKGTRIEILFPYSNEKELKRLTAGETETPL, encoded by the coding sequence ATGCATTTTCAAACCAAAATCTGCCTGATCATCTTGCCCCTGATGGCATTCTCTATTTTTTTTATGGGATTCTGGTCTTTAAGAACTGCTCAGCAGCCTATTGAAGGCGCTATTCACCAGTTAATGATCCAGGAACTGGAACATTTTGTGAAATTCAACATCCAGACCCATTATGAAGTGCTGCAAAAAAACAGGCTGGAAAATGTGGGCTCCTTTGTCACTAACTATCAGCAGAAAATATTTAATTCTCTTGATGACTTTCATCTGATTAAAACCGGAAGCCTGATCATCCTGGATACCAAAGGAAAAGTTCTGGCAGGTACTGTCGATGATAAAACACTTCCAAACGCATATCTATCAACATCAAAAATTATGCCATCCATGATAAAATCAGCAGCAACCGACAAAACAACCATCATGGAGCCAGAAACAGGAGAAAGAATTTTTGCAACCCAAACCTTTGCGCCCTGGAACTGGCACCTGGTTTATTCCGTGTCCCGGGAATTGATCCTGATACCCCGGCAAAAAGTTCGAAATACCGCTATTTTAATCTCGATTGCCTGTATTGCCACAGGATCATTTTTTATAATTTTATGTTTCAGGATTTTTTTTGGCAGGCCGATGGACAAACTGAAACAGGCAGCTGAAGACATTGCCGATTTAAAGGATGTCGGAAAAATTGATATCCATTCAGCAGATGAACTCGGAAATCTTGCACGCAGCATGGAACGTATGGCCGCTGCCATCAAGGAGTACCGCAAAAAACAGCACAACTGGCATTTTTATCTTGAATCCGAAATTCAGCGAAACACAAAAAACTTGCACAGGCTCAATGCCTCACTTGAAAAAGAAATCAAAATAAAAAAAATTTCCGAGGCCGATTTACGGCAAAGTGAAAAACGAATTTCCGAAGCACTGAATTTCAACCGGGAAATTATTTCCGCCTCAAGTCTCGGCATCACGGTCTACGATGGAAAAGGAAAGTGTGTCCTTGCCAATGATGCTGCCTGCAAAATTATTTCCGGAACCCAGGAGCAGTTATTGAGCCAGAATTTTTATAAACTCAAGTCCTGGAAAACATCCGGTCTTGCCCACATGGCGGACAAGGTACTCACAGACGGCCGGCAAAGATCAATGGAAGCCAGAACAATCAGCACCTTTGGCAAGGATTTCTGGATAGAATGCCGGTTTTCACGATTTACTATGGAAGGACAACCCCATCTATTAATAATTTTTGATAATATATATATGCGCAAACAGATGGAACGGCAGATCAAAGCATCCCTGACGGAAAAGAATATCCTGCTCAAAGAGATTCACCACCGGGTGAAAAACAATTTACAGGTGGTATCAAGTCTCCTGAAAATGCAGTCCAGCCTCATAACAGATGAACATATTATACGGATATTTCAAGAAAGCCAGAACAGAATTGCCGCCATGGCCCTTGTCCATGAACAGCTCTACAAATCCGACAACCTGGCTGTCATTGATTTCAGCACCTATATCGTTGACCTTGTCCACAGCCTTCAATACTCTTTTGGCACGGATAGCAACCTGATTCACTTAACAATGGATATCCGGCACAAATCCATGGGGGTGGACACGGCTGTTCCCTGCGGCCTCATCGTCAATGAACTGATTTCCAATGCCTTTAAATATTCCGTTAAGCCCGGAGAAAAAGGTGAAATTTCAATGTTATTTCAATTGCATGACAAACAAACCGCCCAGATGATAATTGCGGATACCGGACCCGGAATCCCCAAGGACTTTGATATTGATGCAAACCAAAGCCTGGGCCTTAAGCTTGTGAACAATATTGTGACCCACCAACTGGAAGGCAGCATCCAATTTATCTGCGACAAAGGCACCCGGATTGAAATCCTTTTTCCCTATTCCAATGAAAAAGAATTAAAGCGGTTGACAGCAGGAGAAACTGAAACACCCTTATAA
- a CDS encoding ABC transporter substrate-binding protein: protein MKIFHRFGCLMPVALAISAVCAFSGTETLAAGEKKFRILLVETMPVPVVTAHSQWFVRQLAELGYEDKKNMDLIILKVNGDKKRGEHLLKQELKQARPDLVATCATLASQIAHDLLHEKDIPQIFFTVSDPVGAGLIKEIGKPTHNHITGVVHMIERKTRINMAMRLLENRKKQGRVKIGFIHSTYPSSVGDLKQLQLATASRKDIEFVPYGLDYREMPKGLDPMLADVKKGIQSLQGRVDFWWEPSGPLGELLAYTRLLLEKSNIPVIMGTKLESVRLGALFHLTPDPESSGREAALMADAVLKGLHPGNISVKPPQSISLGINITTALAQGIVIPPDILSLAGDQVYR, encoded by the coding sequence ATGAAAATATTTCACAGGTTTGGGTGCCTCATGCCTGTGGCTTTGGCAATATCCGCAGTCTGTGCCTTCAGTGGCACAGAAACCCTGGCAGCCGGCGAAAAAAAATTTCGCATTCTTCTTGTGGAAACCATGCCAGTACCGGTTGTGACAGCTCACAGTCAATGGTTTGTTCGGCAACTGGCAGAATTGGGGTATGAAGATAAAAAAAATATGGATCTGATCATCCTAAAGGTCAACGGAGATAAAAAACGGGGGGAACACCTCTTAAAACAGGAATTAAAACAGGCACGGCCTGATCTTGTGGCCACCTGCGCCACCCTTGCCTCTCAGATCGCCCATGACCTGCTACATGAAAAAGATATTCCCCAAATTTTTTTTACGGTTTCCGACCCAGTGGGTGCCGGGCTGATCAAGGAGATCGGGAAGCCCACCCACAACCATATCACCGGGGTGGTGCATATGATTGAACGAAAAACCAGGATTAATATGGCCATGCGCCTTCTGGAGAACAGAAAAAAACAAGGCCGGGTTAAAATCGGATTTATCCACAGCACATACCCGTCCTCTGTGGGGGATTTAAAACAGCTTCAACTGGCAACAGCCAGCAGAAAGGATATTGAATTTGTACCCTATGGCCTTGATTACCGGGAAATGCCCAAAGGACTTGACCCTATGCTGGCGGATGTAAAAAAAGGAATCCAGTCCCTTCAGGGGCGGGTGGACTTCTGGTGGGAACCCTCAGGCCCTTTAGGGGAGCTATTGGCATATACCAGACTGCTGCTGGAAAAAAGCAACATACCCGTGATCATGGGAACCAAACTTGAAAGTGTCCGTCTGGGGGCATTGTTTCACTTGACTCCTGACCCGGAAAGTTCCGGACGGGAGGCGGCTTTGATGGCTGACGCTGTTTTAAAGGGCCTGCACCCAGGTAACATTTCGGTAAAACCGCCTCAAAGCATATCTCTTGGTATAAATATCACCACGGCATTGGCACAAGGGATTGTCATCCCTCCGGATATTTTGAGCCTGGCCGGTGATCAGGTCTATCGTTAG
- a CDS encoding response regulator, which translates to MEKINILIVEDEYIIANDIQTSLESMGYEVCGMAASGKKALALAKDLSPDLILMDIMLKGNMDGIETAAKIQKKFNISVIFLSAYSDDGILKRAKETLPFGYLIKPFRDRELKAAIEMAIYKQKMEKEREQLIRELKQALEKVKLLSGLLPICSFCKKIRNDKGYWEKVESFIHKHSEATFSHGICPDCMDKQYGDENWYREMKDKDILS; encoded by the coding sequence ATGGAAAAAATCAACATATTGATTGTGGAAGACGAATATATTATTGCCAACGACATACAGACCAGCCTGGAAAGCATGGGATACGAGGTCTGCGGAATGGCCGCCTCGGGCAAAAAAGCCCTGGCTCTTGCAAAAGATCTTTCCCCGGATCTCATCTTGATGGATATTATGCTCAAAGGAAATATGGACGGTATTGAAACCGCTGCAAAAATCCAAAAAAAATTCAATATCTCCGTTATTTTCCTGTCTGCCTATTCAGATGACGGGATACTGAAACGGGCAAAGGAGACCCTGCCTTTTGGATACCTTATCAAGCCTTTCAGGGACAGGGAGCTGAAGGCTGCCATTGAAATGGCAATATATAAACAGAAAATGGAAAAAGAAAGAGAACAGCTGATCAGGGAATTGAAACAGGCCCTTGAAAAGGTCAAGCTTTTAAGCGGCCTTTTGCCCATATGTTCCTTTTGCAAAAAGATAAGGAATGATAAAGGGTATTGGGAAAAGGTGGAAAGCTTTATCCATAAACATTCCGAGGCCACTTTTTCCCACGGGATCTGCCCTGATTGCATGGACAAACAGTATGGCGACGAGAACTGGTACAGGGAAATGAAAGACAAGGACATCCTGTCATGA
- a CDS encoding flotillin family protein, with the protein MPNMMSILIIAGVILIALIAMALIFAKLYKRATKEISFVRTGLGGQKVVMNGGALVLPVFHELIPVNMNTLRLEVQRNNEQALITRDRMRVDVAAEFYVRAKPTEEAIASAAQTLGLKTMNPEQLKELVEGKFVDALRAVAAEMAMEELHEQRVDFVQKVQQVVTEDLLKNGLELETVSLTGLDQTSKKHFNPDNAFDAEGLTKLTEKIEERRKKRNDIEQDTEVAIANKNLEAERQKLEIIKEEEYAKLKQEREIEIRRAAQMSEIAMEQAEKKREAEQSQIEAKKNVDMSSILAERSVEEERIDKDKLLKEKEILKERAIESSEIEKKKTLELAEQDRAIAIAQKSKEQSEAQADADRARAVAVKEEEAVTTVRETEIAERAKSVELVKARENAEREAIKIKIAAETEKISAMDHAEAVRTTANAKADEQRIKAQGEADAEKLKADAAAKRYAVDAEGRRAINEAHNILSDQQIAMQVRMGLIKNLPDIIKESVKPMENIDGIKIIHVDGLAAGNNGTSNEESTVQGGGQCLSDQLVNSALRYRGQAPLIDSLMEEIGIKAGDINGFTAGLKDQDPPN; encoded by the coding sequence ATGCCGAACATGATGAGTATCCTTATAATTGCAGGTGTTATTTTAATCGCCTTAATCGCAATGGCATTGATTTTTGCCAAATTATACAAACGTGCCACCAAAGAAATTTCATTTGTCAGGACAGGTCTGGGCGGGCAAAAAGTGGTCATGAATGGAGGCGCACTGGTTTTGCCGGTATTCCATGAATTAATCCCGGTCAACATGAATACGCTCAGGCTTGAAGTTCAGCGCAACAATGAACAGGCATTGATCACCAGGGACCGTATGAGAGTTGATGTGGCTGCCGAATTTTATGTCCGGGCCAAACCAACGGAAGAAGCCATTGCAAGCGCGGCTCAAACCCTGGGGTTGAAAACCATGAATCCCGAACAATTAAAAGAGCTGGTGGAGGGCAAATTTGTAGATGCCCTGCGTGCTGTTGCAGCGGAAATGGCCATGGAAGAACTTCATGAACAGCGGGTTGATTTTGTTCAAAAGGTGCAGCAGGTTGTCACCGAAGATTTATTGAAAAACGGTCTGGAACTTGAAACGGTTTCATTAACAGGTCTGGACCAGACCAGTAAAAAACATTTTAATCCTGACAATGCATTTGATGCTGAAGGATTGACCAAACTGACGGAAAAAATTGAAGAAAGACGAAAAAAAAGAAATGATATTGAGCAGGATACAGAAGTTGCCATTGCCAATAAAAATCTTGAAGCCGAGCGCCAAAAACTTGAAATCATCAAGGAAGAAGAGTACGCAAAATTAAAACAGGAAAGAGAAATTGAAATCCGGCGGGCCGCTCAAATGTCTGAAATTGCAATGGAGCAAGCTGAAAAAAAGCGGGAAGCCGAACAGTCACAGATTGAAGCTAAAAAGAATGTTGACATGTCAAGTATCCTTGCGGAAAGGTCTGTTGAAGAAGAACGAATTGATAAAGACAAATTATTAAAAGAAAAAGAAATTTTAAAAGAACGGGCCATTGAGAGTTCTGAAATTGAAAAAAAGAAGACCCTGGAACTTGCGGAACAGGATCGTGCCATTGCCATTGCCCAGAAATCAAAAGAGCAGTCGGAAGCCCAGGCTGATGCAGACCGGGCAAGAGCAGTTGCAGTTAAAGAAGAAGAGGCCGTTACAACAGTGAGAGAAACTGAAATTGCAGAACGGGCAAAATCCGTTGAACTGGTCAAAGCACGTGAGAATGCGGAAAGAGAGGCCATAAAAATTAAAATTGCCGCTGAAACTGAAAAAATTTCCGCCATGGATCATGCTGAAGCAGTCAGAACAACAGCCAATGCAAAAGCTGATGAACAAAGAATTAAAGCCCAGGGCGAAGCAGACGCTGAAAAATTAAAGGCTGATGCTGCGGCAAAGAGGTATGCAGTTGATGCTGAAGGGCGAAGAGCAATAAATGAAGCCCATAATATTCTTTCCGATCAGCAGATCGCCATGCAGGTTCGCATGGGCTTAATCAAAAACCTGCCGGATATTATCAAAGAAAGTGTCAAGCCAATGGAAAATATCGACGGCATAAAAATTATTCATGTGGATGGTCTGGCAGCCGGCAACAATGGCACTTCAAACGAAGAATCAACTGTGCAAGGCGGCGGCCAGTGTCTTTCAGACCAGCTTGTCAACAGTGCGCTCCGATACAGGGGACAAGCGCCTCTGATTGATTCTTTGATGGAAGAAATTGGAATAAAAGCCGGGGATATTAACGGCTTCACAGCCGGATTAAAAGATCAAGATCCCCCGAACTGA
- a CDS encoding YqiJ family protein, with protein MIGFMLQSQNWPFMVSLTIMVMIACLEGVSTLIGMGFSSMIESLIPDFNMDVDADMDVDANAGANSGIGPDHPNISTTGILTKTFGWLRIGQIPVLIILIAFLTIFGLVGLFIQSAVVKITGHLLPGIIASAISFLLTLPLVRAATGIIVKIMPKDETQAVAEKSFIGRIAVITLGKASKNNPAQAKVRDKFGTAHYVMVEPDIDDENFAQGDQVLIVKQTGFGYKAIHNATAALQEMDE; from the coding sequence ATGATTGGGTTTATGCTGCAAAGCCAGAATTGGCCCTTTATGGTCTCCTTGACCATTATGGTCATGATTGCCTGTTTGGAAGGTGTTTCAACCCTGATCGGCATGGGATTTTCAAGTATGATAGAATCTCTTATACCTGATTTTAATATGGATGTTGATGCAGATATGGATGTTGATGCCAATGCTGGTGCCAATTCTGGTATTGGTCCGGACCATCCCAACATCTCAACAACAGGTATATTAACCAAAACCTTTGGCTGGTTACGAATAGGTCAAATACCTGTTTTAATCATACTGATTGCTTTTCTGACCATCTTTGGCCTGGTCGGTCTTTTTATCCAATCAGCTGTCGTTAAAATAACCGGTCATCTGTTACCCGGCATCATTGCCTCAGCAATCTCATTTTTATTGACATTGCCCCTTGTACGGGCAGCGACCGGCATAATCGTAAAGATAATGCCAAAAGATGAAACCCAGGCGGTTGCTGAAAAAAGTTTTATCGGACGTATTGCCGTCATTACTTTGGGCAAAGCATCCAAAAACAACCCTGCCCAGGCCAAAGTAAGAGATAAATTCGGAACGGCCCACTATGTAATGGTTGAACCGGACATTGATGATGAAAATTTTGCACAAGGAGATCAGGTTTTGATCGTAAAACAGACAGGTTTCGGGTACAAAGCAATCCATAATGCAACGGCAGCATTGCAGGAAATGGATGAATAA
- a CDS encoding PspA/IM30 family protein: MKEKLISRVGRIISGSVHSLIDSLENSAPETVLSESIREIESAIDDVQNELGLIVAKKHLATSKLMEENKKHEDLSEKTKIAIKENRDDLAEAAIARQLDIEAQIPILETTVDDCKTQEKELENYIHALQAKKREMKEELIQFRKTIKEAAKTSGSGGSSETPERVESKIAKAESAFERVIEKATGIPGSNGISERKSAAQLAELEEIARKNKIRERLSKIKGDHQ; encoded by the coding sequence ATGAAAGAGAAATTAATCAGCCGTGTTGGCCGGATTATCAGCGGCAGCGTTCATTCCCTCATTGATTCATTGGAAAATTCAGCACCGGAAACGGTTTTGTCAGAATCCATCCGGGAAATTGAATCTGCAATTGATGACGTCCAAAACGAGTTGGGACTGATTGTTGCAAAAAAACATCTTGCCACCTCAAAGCTCATGGAAGAGAATAAAAAACATGAGGATTTGAGTGAAAAAACCAAAATAGCCATCAAGGAAAACCGGGATGATTTAGCAGAAGCCGCCATAGCAAGACAATTGGATATTGAGGCTCAGATCCCCATACTTGAGACCACTGTTGATGATTGTAAAACCCAGGAAAAAGAGCTTGAAAACTATATCCATGCGTTGCAGGCGAAAAAACGGGAAATGAAAGAAGAGCTGATCCAGTTTCGAAAAACAATCAAGGAAGCTGCCAAGACATCCGGGTCCGGCGGATCATCTGAAACCCCGGAAAGAGTGGAAAGTAAAATCGCAAAAGCTGAATCAGCTTTTGAACGAGTAATTGAAAAAGCAACCGGTATTCCAGGATCAAATGGAATATCTGAAAGAAAATCAGCTGCCCAACTGGCTGAATTGGAAGAAATTGCCAGGAAAAATAAGATCCGGGAAAGATTGTCTAAAATCAAGGGAGATCATCAATAA